From a region of the Butyrivibrio sp. AE3004 genome:
- a CDS encoding YraN family protein codes for MNKRETGTYYENLACEYIMENGAEILLRNFRSKKGEIDIVAKDGRYLIFIEVKYRTTSRYGTAEAAVNYRKQKVICRVSDYYMKRFGIDVGTPVRYDVIAIWVDEMSAAHIRWHKNAFSYIPCKAW; via the coding sequence ATGAATAAAAGAGAAACAGGAACATATTATGAAAATCTTGCCTGTGAATATATCATGGAGAACGGAGCGGAGATTTTGCTCAGAAATTTCAGGAGCAAAAAAGGTGAGATTGACATTGTGGCAAAAGATGGACGATACCTGATTTTTATTGAGGTAAAGTACAGGACCACTTCCCGATACGGAACGGCAGAGGCTGCTGTGAACTACAGAAAACAAAAAGTTATCTGTCGAGTATCTGATTACTATATGAAAAGATTTGGTATAGACGTGGGAACTCCCGTCAGATATGATGTTATTGCCATTTGGGTTGACGAAATGTCTGCTGCTCATATAAGATGGCATAAAAATGCTTTTTCATATATACCATGTAAAGCATGGTAA
- the tyrS gene encoding tyrosine--tRNA ligase: MQIYEELKRRGLIAQVTDEEQIRELVNTGKATFYIGFDCTADSLTAGHFMALTLMKRLQEAGNKPIALIGGGTTMIGDPSGRSDMRKMLTREDIDHNAECFKKQMEKFIDFSEGKAMMVNNADWLMNLNYIELLREVGACFSVNNMLRAECYKQRMEKGLSFLEFNYMIMQSYDFYYMFQKYNCNLEFGGDDQWSNMLGGTELIRRKLGKDAHAMTITLLTDSQGNKMGKTAGNAVWLDPEKTSPYDFYQYWRNVGDADVDKCLKMLTFIPIEEIEEMEKWDDSRINEKKEILAFELTSLVHGNEEAKKAQDGAKALFAGGGDLSNVPAVALKEEDFRDGVIDILQVLVSTGLCPTRSEARRAVQQGGVTFADEKVTDFKTTYTKDTFAGDGVMVKRGKKSFKKVTI; encoded by the coding sequence ATGCAGATTTATGAAGAACTTAAGAGAAGAGGACTTATTGCTCAGGTAACAGACGAAGAGCAGATAAGAGAACTCGTAAATACAGGAAAAGCAACATTTTATATTGGCTTTGACTGTACAGCAGACAGCCTGACAGCAGGACATTTCATGGCTCTTACTCTAATGAAGAGATTACAGGAGGCAGGGAATAAGCCCATCGCACTTATCGGTGGCGGCACAACAATGATCGGTGATCCTTCCGGAAGAAGCGATATGAGAAAGATGCTTACAAGAGAAGACATCGATCATAATGCTGAATGCTTCAAAAAGCAGATGGAGAAATTTATTGATTTTTCCGAAGGCAAGGCTATGATGGTAAACAACGCAGACTGGCTTATGAACCTTAACTATATTGAGCTTTTGAGAGAGGTTGGGGCATGCTTTTCAGTTAATAATATGCTTCGTGCAGAGTGCTATAAGCAGCGTATGGAGAAGGGCCTTAGCTTCCTTGAATTTAACTACATGATCATGCAGTCATATGATTTCTATTACATGTTCCAAAAATATAACTGCAACCTTGAATTCGGCGGTGATGATCAGTGGAGTAACATGCTTGGCGGTACAGAACTTATCAGAAGAAAGCTTGGTAAGGATGCACACGCAATGACAATTACTCTGCTTACAGATTCTCAAGGCAATAAGATGGGTAAAACCGCAGGCAATGCTGTATGGCTTGATCCCGAGAAGACATCACCATATGATTTCTATCAGTACTGGAGAAACGTTGGAGATGCTGATGTTGATAAATGTTTGAAGATGCTTACCTTCATTCCGATTGAGGAAATTGAAGAGATGGAGAAATGGGACGATTCCAGAATCAATGAGAAAAAGGAAATCCTTGCATTCGAGCTTACAAGTCTTGTTCATGGAAATGAAGAGGCAAAGAAGGCTCAGGATGGAGCAAAAGCACTCTTTGCAGGTGGCGGCGATCTTTCAAACGTTCCTGCTGTTGCTCTTAAGGAAGAGGATTTCAGAGATGGCGTCATTGACATTCTTCAGGTTCTTGTTTCTACAGGCCTTTGCCCTACAAGAAGTGAGGCGAGAAGAGCGGTTCAGCAGGGAGGAGTTACCTTCGCTGATGAAAAAGTAACAGATTTCAAGACTACCTACACTAAGGATACATTTGCCGGTGACGGAGTAATGGTTAAGAGAGGCAAAAAGTCCTTTAAGAAAGTAACGATTTAA
- a CDS encoding NAD(P)H-dependent glycerol-3-phosphate dehydrogenase, with protein sequence MENNNIAVIGSGSWGIALAFRLWKNGADVTIWARSRNSAEKLRDNREDKDKLPGVILDGSIKITDNMETALKDKDMIVLTVPSTAVREVCQKMKPYLASEDERHQIIVNCSKGIESETLMLMSDVILDELPGSDVAVLSGPSHAEEVGKNLPTSIVVSAFSKETAKMVQNAFMADTFRVYTSPDMLGIEIGAALKNVIALAAGVCDGLGFGDNAKAALITRGIAEMSRLGAAMGGDYETFSGLSGIGDLVVTCASMHSRNRKAGILIGQGKTVEEATKEVNMVVEGVNSAAAALALARKFEVEMPIVEQVNEVLFNHKSAGDAVGDLMCREKKDENDLQGW encoded by the coding sequence TTGGAAAACAACAATATTGCAGTCATAGGCTCCGGAAGCTGGGGAATTGCGCTTGCCTTTAGACTGTGGAAAAACGGAGCAGATGTGACCATTTGGGCCAGAAGCAGAAACTCCGCAGAAAAACTTCGTGACAACAGAGAAGATAAGGATAAGCTTCCCGGAGTGATTCTTGATGGCAGTATTAAAATTACCGATAATATGGAAACAGCGTTAAAGGATAAGGATATGATAGTACTGACTGTTCCTTCGACAGCTGTTCGTGAAGTATGTCAGAAGATGAAGCCTTATCTTGCATCAGAGGATGAGAGACATCAGATAATTGTTAATTGTTCAAAGGGAATAGAGTCTGAAACACTCATGCTCATGTCAGATGTGATCTTGGATGAGCTTCCGGGAAGTGATGTTGCAGTTCTTTCCGGACCTTCGCATGCTGAAGAAGTAGGGAAGAATCTTCCAACCAGTATTGTTGTAAGTGCCTTTTCAAAGGAAACGGCAAAAATGGTACAGAATGCTTTCATGGCAGATACTTTTCGTGTATATACCAGCCCTGACATGCTTGGAATCGAGATTGGAGCAGCACTGAAAAATGTAATAGCTCTTGCCGCGGGAGTATGTGACGGATTGGGATTTGGAGATAATGCCAAGGCTGCACTTATTACAAGGGGAATAGCGGAGATGTCCAGGCTTGGAGCTGCTATGGGAGGTGATTATGAGACCTTCTCGGGACTTTCGGGTATTGGAGACCTTGTTGTGACCTGTGCTTCCATGCATTCCAGAAACAGAAAGGCCGGAATATTGATAGGGCAGGGGAAAACTGTAGAAGAAGCTACCAAAGAAGTGAATATGGTGGTGGAGGGTGTTAACAGTGCTGCTGCAGCCCTTGCTCTTGCAAGAAAATTTGAAGTAGAGATGCCTATTGTTGAGCAGGTTAATGAAGTACTTTTTAATCACAAGAGTGCAGGGGATGCGGTAGGTGATCTTATGTGCAGAGAAAAAAAGGATGAAAACGATCTGCAAGGCTGGTAA
- a CDS encoding response regulator transcription factor, with protein sequence MQNVLVCDDDKEIVEAIEIYLKQEGINVFKAYNGLEALDIVQNNEIHAAIIDIMMPIMDGIQCTMKIREHSSIPIIILSAKSEDADKILGLNIGADDYVTKPFNPLELVARVKSNLRRYTQLGNADNKDADDEYVFKAGGLVLNDNSKSVTVDGEEVKLTKIEYNILMFLLKNKGKVFSINQIYENIWNENAVSVDNTVAVHIRHIREKIEIDPKNPKYLKVVWGVGYKIDTED encoded by the coding sequence GTGCAAAACGTACTGGTTTGTGATGATGACAAAGAGATAGTTGAAGCTATTGAAATATATTTAAAGCAGGAAGGTATCAATGTGTTTAAGGCATATAACGGCTTAGAGGCACTTGATATTGTTCAGAATAATGAGATTCATGCAGCGATAATTGATATTATGATGCCGATTATGGATGGAATACAGTGCACCATGAAAATTCGAGAGCACAGTTCAATCCCGATAATTATCTTGTCTGCTAAATCCGAAGATGCGGATAAAATACTCGGACTTAATATCGGCGCTGATGATTATGTTACAAAACCCTTTAATCCGCTTGAACTTGTAGCAAGAGTCAAGTCGAACCTTAGAAGATACACGCAGCTTGGTAATGCTGATAATAAGGATGCGGATGATGAATATGTTTTCAAGGCAGGAGGTCTTGTGCTCAATGATAATTCCAAGTCTGTAACAGTTGACGGCGAAGAAGTAAAGCTTACAAAAATAGAATACAATATACTGATGTTTCTTCTTAAAAATAAAGGAAAAGTATTTTCCATCAATCAGATATATGAAAACATATGGAATGAGAATGCTGTATCGGTTGATAATACTGTTGCTGTTCATATCAGACATATCAGGGAAAAAATTGAGATTGATCCCAAAAATCCTAAGTACCTGAAGGTTGTTTGGGGCGTTGGATACAAAATTGATACCGAGGATTAA
- the der gene encoding ribosome biogenesis GTPase Der encodes MKRKNIVAVVGRPNVGKSTLFNAVAGKNISIVEDTPGVTRDRIYQDVEWLNYNFTLVDTGGIEPDTNDTILSQMRDQAEIAIETADVIIFMCDVKQGLTDADSQVADMLRKSRKPVVLCVNKVDSFKRDSLDVYEFYNLGIGEPFPISAANKQGIGDLLEEVTKNFTASDGEEIEDDSIRVAVIGKPNVGKSSIINRLCGENRLIVSDVAGTTRDAIDTEVKYNGKKYTFIDTAGLRRKNKVKEKLEEFMILRTVTAVERADVAVIVINADEGVTEQDAKIAGIAHDRGKGIIIAVNKWDLIEKDNKTVNEFTKDVRDTLSFMPYAEIIFISAETGQRLVKLYDMIDAVSENHAMRVATGVLNEIMMQAVVMQQPPSDKGKMLKLYYITQASVKPPTFVIFVNDKKLMHFSYTRYIENQIRGSFGFKGTPLRFIIRERNSDKDKK; translated from the coding sequence ATGAAGAGAAAGAACATAGTTGCAGTTGTCGGAAGACCTAATGTAGGAAAAAGTACTCTTTTTAATGCAGTAGCAGGAAAGAATATATCAATAGTTGAAGATACACCGGGCGTTACACGTGACAGGATATATCAGGATGTGGAATGGCTGAATTATAATTTTACACTAGTTGATACGGGCGGTATTGAACCTGATACCAATGATACAATTCTTTCACAGATGAGAGATCAGGCTGAGATAGCGATTGAGACTGCCGATGTCATTATTTTTATGTGTGATGTAAAGCAGGGACTTACAGATGCGGATTCTCAGGTTGCAGATATGCTCAGAAAATCAAGAAAACCGGTTGTTCTCTGTGTCAATAAGGTTGACAGCTTTAAGCGCGATTCACTGGATGTATATGAGTTTTATAATCTCGGCATCGGAGAACCTTTCCCCATCAGTGCGGCTAATAAGCAGGGAATAGGAGACCTTCTTGAAGAGGTTACAAAGAACTTTACTGCTTCTGATGGTGAAGAGATTGAAGATGACTCTATAAGAGTTGCTGTAATAGGAAAGCCTAATGTTGGTAAGAGCTCCATTATTAACAGACTCTGCGGAGAAAACAGACTTATTGTTTCCGATGTAGCTGGAACAACAAGAGATGCCATAGATACAGAAGTTAAGTACAATGGTAAGAAATATACCTTTATTGATACAGCCGGACTTCGAAGAAAGAATAAGGTTAAGGAAAAGCTTGAAGAGTTCATGATACTTCGTACCGTTACCGCAGTTGAGCGCGCGGATGTGGCTGTGATAGTAATAAATGCAGATGAAGGTGTTACCGAACAGGATGCGAAGATTGCCGGAATAGCCCATGACCGTGGGAAAGGAATTATCATTGCTGTAAATAAATGGGATCTTATAGAAAAAGACAATAAAACAGTAAATGAATTTACTAAGGATGTGAGAGATACACTTTCTTTCATGCCTTATGCGGAAATAATCTTTATTTCCGCGGAAACAGGCCAGAGACTTGTTAAACTCTATGACATGATTGATGCTGTAAGTGAAAATCATGCAATGAGAGTTGCGACAGGTGTGCTTAATGAAATAATGATGCAGGCAGTTGTAATGCAGCAGCCCCCGTCAGACAAAGGAAAGATGCTTAAACTTTATTACATTACACAGGCTTCGGTTAAGCCGCCAACCTTTGTTATATTTGTAAATGATAAAAAGCTTATGCATTTCTCATATACCAGATATATTGAAAATCAGATAAGAGGCTCTTTTGGATTTAAAGGAACGCCGCTGAGATTTATAATACGTGAGAGAAATAGCGACAAGGATAAAAAATAA
- a CDS encoding ribose-phosphate pyrophosphokinase, with amino-acid sequence MPDFHKLDSSMPVAPLALMVMESASGLGELVNSHLVSFRHDMHDTPGNDPAFQGYVKDDYRVKYTNPRFGSGEGKAQICESVRGKDVFIITDVMNHSMTYKMFGHDNYYSPDDHYQDLKRVIAAITGKAKRVNIIMPFLYEGRQHNKNSRESLDAAVMFSELYKMGISNFLTFDAHDPRISNAAPISGFDNFMASPQFMKALISEIDDLTVDKEHLTVISPDEGALDRAVYFANVLNVDTGMFYKRRDYSKVVNGSNPIVAHEYLGSSIDGKDVIIIDDMISSGSSMIDTSRQLKKKGAKRVFICTTFGLFTNGIEVFDEGYEKGDFDALITTNLIYQNPEFIKREYYHVADMSKFLATIIDFMNHDNSLSNVITPTEKLHSILEKYNSRTAKTEDLFD; translated from the coding sequence ATGCCTGATTTTCATAAGTTAGATTCTTCCATGCCTGTTGCTCCGCTTGCCTTAATGGTTATGGAATCCGCAAGTGGTCTTGGCGAACTGGTAAATTCACACCTTGTTTCATTCAGACATGACATGCATGATACTCCCGGTAATGACCCGGCTTTTCAGGGATATGTCAAGGATGATTACAGAGTAAAGTACACAAACCCACGCTTCGGAAGCGGCGAGGGCAAAGCTCAGATCTGCGAGTCTGTACGCGGTAAGGATGTTTTCATCATTACTGATGTCATGAATCACAGCATGACCTACAAAATGTTCGGCCATGACAATTACTACTCTCCCGATGATCACTATCAGGATTTAAAAAGAGTAATTGCCGCCATTACAGGAAAAGCCAAACGAGTAAATATCATCATGCCTTTTCTTTACGAAGGAAGGCAGCATAACAAAAACAGCCGTGAATCACTTGATGCAGCTGTTATGTTCTCAGAGCTTTACAAAATGGGAATTAGTAACTTCCTCACTTTTGATGCACACGATCCCAGAATTTCAAACGCAGCACCGATTTCCGGTTTTGACAACTTCATGGCATCTCCTCAGTTCATGAAGGCTCTGATTTCAGAAATTGATGATCTTACGGTTGATAAAGAGCATCTTACAGTTATAAGTCCAGATGAGGGCGCACTTGACAGAGCTGTTTACTTTGCCAACGTTCTTAATGTTGATACAGGTATGTTCTACAAGAGACGTGATTACAGCAAAGTCGTTAACGGATCCAACCCCATTGTAGCTCATGAATACCTTGGTTCTTCCATTGATGGTAAGGATGTAATCATTATTGACGATATGATTTCTTCCGGCTCAAGTATGATAGATACTTCACGCCAGCTTAAGAAAAAGGGTGCAAAGCGTGTATTTATCTGTACAACCTTCGGCCTTTTCACAAATGGAATTGAGGTTTTTGATGAAGGCTATGAAAAGGGAGATTTTGATGCACTTATAACCACTAATCTCATTTATCAGAACCCTGAATTTATTAAGAGAGAATATTATCATGTAGCTGATATGAGTAAGTTCCTTGCAACGATAATTGATTTCATGAATCATGACAATTCGCTTAGTAATGTAATAACACCTACCGAAAAGCTGCACAGCATTCTTGAAAAATACAACTCACGTACGGCAAAAACCGAGGACCTGTTTGATTAA
- a CDS encoding sensor histidine kinase, which translates to MFDKIFRHKTMSWISRYVLRIFQHICIAIVAALMFYIYIGSSFVGTNGVVYNLQNEDSGEEYADSSLFNEILMNNLKSVVELSAYQTLFETFGEYNGNKSVDVTAFINRNTILQSDYITAVYPVSNLIKWSQNGFEYEDMNFSTKESKDFLASTTVYTHLMKNNAEGGMNSFLNSQLDNNMVRTNIKEADVDGGGSHTVLIPRYQTIYHENIEEIVSRWDEYNELCANITEAASTMASCYDRYADYKDEYSFYKSNFRYYITRTINARTEVYTNVESLKGSTTGLNLKDVFKSYGRYIYYCPYDIEYSTNTKINEDDLRKILGNYQYAYPDQMKFYFAVDVNKTSNNDDFKIGKEAFSRYMPYYKQLHMIIAFFAIAYVIVFVHLSLYEGRIEYSDGTVGGIEKIDVIPIEIVILFSAIIIGILFGFFQFARNNYATIYNNTFNMAALAGGLTFLANNAAAYAVFSVIRRAKSGFLYKTSLLRMSLEMVKKLFAKMTLKQNLFVRTIVPYSISIVLQFYLIIRFHILGIIIAVVLDIAVALYIFNLNKDKFMILDALRRISNGELDVKVDVNKLHGANVYLGEELNNISDSVEAAVNRSMRDEKLKADLITNVSHDIKTPLTSIINYVDLLKRENIEDPKVSEYIRVLDNKSQRLRQLTDDLVEASKISSGNITLNIEEFNFAEFVNQILGEFFEKFDSFDLVPILKCEKYDVFIHADARQLYRVIENLLNNVCKYALPNTRVYMDLVVVKPEDGPHRAVFSVKNISRNELNINADELTERFIRGDISRSTEGSGLGLSIAKSLTIAMGGQFEIILDGDLFKVNVSFETGKFSNGNPASETADVEQ; encoded by the coding sequence ATGTTTGACAAAATTTTCAGGCATAAAACTATGTCTTGGATCAGCAGGTACGTATTAAGAATATTTCAGCATATATGCATAGCGATAGTAGCGGCATTGATGTTTTATATTTATATAGGATCTTCATTTGTAGGCACTAACGGCGTAGTATATAACCTCCAGAATGAGGACAGCGGTGAGGAATATGCTGATTCCAGCCTGTTTAATGAGATCCTTATGAATAATCTTAAGAGTGTAGTTGAACTGTCTGCTTACCAGACTCTTTTTGAAACTTTCGGAGAGTACAATGGCAATAAAAGTGTTGATGTCACTGCTTTTATAAACAGGAACACAATTCTTCAGTCGGACTACATAACAGCTGTTTATCCGGTTTCAAATCTCATTAAATGGTCTCAGAACGGCTTTGAGTATGAGGATATGAATTTCTCTACAAAAGAAAGTAAGGATTTTCTTGCATCGACTACCGTCTATACTCACCTTATGAAGAATAATGCGGAAGGTGGTATGAACAGTTTTTTGAATTCTCAGCTCGACAATAATATGGTAAGAACCAACATTAAAGAGGCTGATGTTGACGGGGGAGGATCGCATACGGTCCTTATACCCAGATATCAGACTATTTATCATGAAAATATTGAAGAAATTGTTTCCCGCTGGGATGAATATAATGAACTGTGTGCAAACATAACAGAGGCCGCTTCTACAATGGCATCCTGTTATGACAGGTACGCTGATTATAAAGATGAATATTCATTCTATAAATCAAATTTCAGGTATTATATTACTAGAACAATAAATGCCAGAACAGAAGTTTATACTAATGTTGAATCGTTAAAGGGCAGTACTACAGGCTTGAATCTGAAGGATGTTTTTAAATCCTACGGAAGATACATTTATTACTGTCCCTATGATATTGAATACTCAACAAATACAAAAATCAATGAAGATGATCTGCGCAAAATACTTGGTAATTATCAGTATGCATATCCGGATCAGATGAAGTTTTATTTTGCGGTTGATGTAAATAAGACCTCAAATAATGATGATTTCAAAATAGGTAAAGAAGCTTTTAGCCGATATATGCCATATTATAAACAGCTTCATATGATAATAGCTTTTTTTGCTATTGCATACGTAATTGTTTTTGTTCATCTCAGTCTTTATGAAGGAAGGATTGAGTATTCAGACGGAACAGTAGGCGGTATTGAAAAAATAGATGTAATTCCTATAGAAATAGTCATATTATTTTCAGCGATAATAATAGGAATCTTATTTGGATTCTTCCAGTTTGCAAGAAACAATTATGCTACGATTTATAACAATACCTTTAATATGGCAGCACTTGCAGGAGGACTTACATTCCTGGCAAATAATGCGGCTGCTTATGCGGTATTTAGTGTCATAAGGCGTGCGAAATCAGGCTTTTTGTACAAGACGTCTCTGCTTAGGATGAGTCTTGAAATGGTCAAAAAACTTTTTGCCAAAATGACACTTAAGCAGAATCTTTTTGTAAGAACTATAGTGCCTTATTCTATTTCTATTGTATTACAGTTCTACCTGATAATCAGATTCCATATCCTTGGCATTATAATAGCGGTTGTGCTTGATATAGCCGTTGCACTGTATATTTTTAACCTTAACAAAGATAAGTTCATGATTCTGGATGCACTTCGTAGAATTAGTAATGGTGAGCTTGACGTTAAGGTTGATGTCAACAAGCTTCATGGTGCAAATGTGTACCTTGGTGAAGAGCTGAACAATATATCAGATTCAGTTGAAGCTGCTGTCAACAGAAGTATGAGAGATGAGAAGCTTAAAGCTGATCTGATAACGAATGTATCTCATGATATAAAGACACCGCTTACTTCAATCATCAATTATGTGGATCTTTTAAAAAGAGAAAATATAGAAGATCCAAAGGTGAGCGAATATATAAGGGTACTGGACAACAAGTCACAAAGACTTAGACAGCTTACGGATGACCTTGTGGAAGCATCTAAAATATCATCGGGAAATATCACGCTAAATATTGAAGAATTCAATTTTGCTGAATTTGTAAATCAGATACTGGGAGAGTTTTTTGAGAAATTTGACAGCTTTGATCTGGTACCGATACTTAAGTGTGAGAAGTATGACGTATTTATTCATGCAGATGCAAGACAGCTATACAGAGTTATCGAAAATCTGCTCAATAATGTTTGTAAATACGCATTGCCTAATACCAGAGTTTACATGGATCTGGTGGTTGTGAAACCTGAAGACGGACCGCACAGGGCAGTATTCTCAGTAAAGAATATTTCCAGAAATGAGCTGAACATAAATGCTGATGAGCTTACAGAGAGATTTATCCGAGGAGATATATCAAGAAGTACAGAAGGATCCGGCCTTGGCCTTTCTATTGCAAAGAGCCTGACAATAGCAATGGGAGGGCAGTTTGAGATTATTCTGGATGGTGATTTGTTTAAGGTAAATGTTTCTTTTGAAACTGGAAAATTCAGTAACGGAAATCCTGCTTCCGAAACAGCAGATGTAGAACAATAA
- the plsY gene encoding glycerol-3-phosphate 1-O-acyltransferase PlsY yields the protein MIARVLCLLIGYVFGLIQTAVIYCKMKGVDIRNVGSGNAGTTNTLRVLGAKAGFTVLFGDMLKCIAAVVLSSIICKNMLGDGYYDMQYLLKIYTAAGCVLGHDFPFYTNFRGGKGIACTFGYIVAFKLTFVIGSLLAFLIPFNITHFVSLGSLCLYAVFFIQLIVEGQLGILGMPQAYLTEMYIIAFAMTALAFYQHRTNISKLIKGEERKTYIWKKNKVD from the coding sequence ATGATCGCAAGAGTTTTATGTTTATTAATTGGCTACGTCTTTGGCCTTATTCAGACTGCAGTTATTTACTGTAAGATGAAGGGGGTTGATATTAGAAATGTGGGAAGCGGAAATGCCGGTACAACCAACACACTGCGCGTTCTTGGAGCAAAAGCAGGATTTACCGTGCTTTTCGGAGATATGCTAAAATGTATAGCAGCAGTGGTTCTTTCATCAATTATCTGTAAGAACATGCTGGGGGATGGCTATTATGACATGCAGTATCTCCTCAAAATTTACACAGCAGCAGGCTGCGTACTCGGACATGATTTTCCTTTTTATACTAATTTCAGAGGCGGAAAAGGTATAGCCTGCACTTTCGGTTATATTGTGGCATTCAAACTGACTTTTGTTATCGGATCATTGCTGGCTTTTCTTATACCGTTCAATATTACTCATTTTGTATCACTTGGATCTCTTTGCCTGTATGCGGTATTTTTTATTCAGCTGATTGTTGAAGGTCAGCTTGGGATTTTAGGAATGCCTCAGGCTTATCTTACCGAGATGTATATAATTGCTTTTGCTATGACAGCGCTGGCTTTTTATCAGCATAGGACTAATATTTCAAAACTTATCAAAGGTGAAGAGAGAAAGACATATATTTGGAAAAAAAATAAAGTTGACTAA
- a CDS encoding DUF512 domain-containing protein gives MNNNGHLIKKVEPGSIADEMEIAAGDRLLAINDKTIEDIFDYQYMVQDEELTLLIQKPNGEEWELEIEKYYDEDIGIEFDNGLMDDYRSCCNKCIFCFIDQMPPGMRDTLYFKDDDARLSFLQGNYVTLTNMSDKDIDRILKYHLSPINVSFQTTNPELRCKMLNNRFAGEALKKVERLCEKDSGIELNGQIVLCKGVNDKAELHRSLTDLYNYRPNLKSVSVVPVGLSKYREGLYPLEPFEKEDAREVLREIEFWQEKSFEEYGDHFVHASDEWYMIAELPIPDADVYDDYGQLENGVGMVRLLLDEFDTALEDIKKNGIDGIDIKDIKGEVSTASGKLIYPFICSMADKLMEAIPGLKVHVHEITNNFFGERITVTGLLTGRDIIDQLKGQHLGDALALPQNVLRAGEDYLLDDVHISDIERELGVKVRIIRNGGMNFIRGLIFEQDGNI, from the coding sequence ATGAATAATAACGGACATTTAATTAAAAAAGTTGAACCCGGAAGCATTGCCGATGAAATGGAAATTGCAGCCGGGGATCGTTTGCTTGCAATAAACGATAAAACCATAGAGGATATTTTTGATTACCAGTACATGGTGCAGGATGAAGAGCTTACGCTTTTGATACAAAAGCCAAACGGTGAAGAGTGGGAGCTTGAAATTGAGAAGTACTATGATGAGGATATTGGAATTGAATTTGATAACGGCCTTATGGATGATTACAGATCCTGCTGTAATAAATGCATTTTCTGTTTCATAGATCAGATGCCTCCCGGTATGCGGGATACCCTCTATTTTAAGGATGACGATGCAAGATTATCGTTTTTGCAGGGAAACTATGTTACGCTCACCAATATGAGTGATAAGGACATAGACCGTATCCTTAAATATCATTTGTCGCCGATTAACGTATCATTTCAGACAACCAATCCCGAACTTCGCTGTAAAATGTTAAACAACCGCTTTGCAGGTGAAGCCTTGAAAAAAGTTGAAAGACTTTGTGAGAAGGATTCGGGAATAGAATTAAACGGTCAGATAGTTTTATGTAAAGGCGTAAATGACAAAGCTGAGCTTCACAGATCGCTTACGGACCTGTATAATTACAGACCGAATCTGAAAAGTGTATCTGTTGTTCCTGTTGGATTATCCAAATACAGAGAAGGGTTGTATCCCCTGGAACCTTTCGAAAAAGAGGACGCCAGAGAGGTACTAAGAGAAATTGAATTCTGGCAGGAGAAATCCTTTGAAGAGTATGGCGATCATTTTGTACATGCATCTGATGAATGGTATATGATAGCAGAGCTTCCTATACCTGATGCGGATGTTTATGATGATTACGGTCAGCTTGAAAACGGAGTCGGAATGGTAAGGCTTTTACTTGATGAATTTGATACGGCTCTCGAAGATATTAAGAAAAACGGTATTGACGGAATTGATATTAAGGATATAAAGGGAGAGGTTTCGACAGCAAGCGGTAAGCTGATCTATCCTTTTATATGCAGTATGGCTGACAAACTAATGGAGGCAATTCCCGGTTTGAAAGTACACGTTCATGAGATTACCAATAATTTCTTTGGGGAGAGAATTACTGTTACAGGATTGCTCACGGGACGTGATATAATTGACCAGCTAAAAGGACAACACCTCGGAGATGCGCTTGCTCTTCCTCAAAATGTCCTTCGTGCAGGTGAAGATTATCTTCTTGATGATGTTCATATATCGGATATTGAGCGAGAACTCGGTGTAAAGGTACGCATTATCAGGAATGGAGGTATGAATTTTATCAGGGGGCTTATTTTTGAACAGGATGGTAATATATGA